From Camelina sativa cultivar DH55 chromosome 20, Cs, whole genome shotgun sequence, the proteins below share one genomic window:
- the LOC104769286 gene encoding aspartyl protease AED1-like isoform X3, translated as MSIMKNFLNVILILCVCLNWCFTEGAEEKESGKVDSYTFQVSSLFPSSSSSCTPSSKASNKKSSLPVVHMHGACSHLSSNKDARLDHDEILRRDQARVKSIHSKLSKNNADGVSMTKSTELPAKDGTTIGSANYIVTIGIGTPKHDVSLTFDTGSGLTWTQCQPCLESCYSQQEPIFNPSTSSSYQNVSCSSPMCGNNSSCSGNNSSCNSGTNCRYGIRYADGSVTIGVLAKEKFTLTNSDVLDNIYFGCGENNTGLFNGAAGILGLGRGKRSLPTQTATIYNNIFSYCLPSSASNTGHLTFGSDGISGSAKFTPFTSFPIPSLYGITIVGISVGDKKLEITPTTFSTYGAIIDSGTVITRLPTKVYAELRSVFKEKMSSYKATSGNGYFDTCYDFTGLDTITIPKIAFFFAGGTVVDLPGIGILYPLTRSQVCLAFAGDNEHIPAIFGNVQQKTMEIVYDVAGGRVGFAPNGCS; from the exons ATGAGCATAATGAAGAATTTCTTGAATGTGATACTTATCCTTTGTGTATGTCTAAATTGGTGTTTTACCGAAGGAgctgaagaaaaagagagtggaAAGGTTGATTCCTACACCTTTCAAGTCAGCTCTCTatttccttcatcatcatcatcttgtacCCCTTCTTCAAAAG CATCTAATAAAAAATCGTCGCTTCCCGTGGTGCATATGCACGGCGCGTGCTCGCATCTTAGCAGCAACAAAGATGCAAGGCTCGACCATGACGAAATCCTCAGACGTGATCAAGCACGCGTGAAGTCCATCCACTCCAAACTGTCGAAGAATAACGCAGATGGAGTCAGCATGACCAAGTCAACTGAGCTACCGGCTAAAGACGGAACCACAATCGGTTCAGCAAACTACATCGTAACAATAGGAATCGGGACACCGAAGCACGATGTATCGCTGACCTTCGACACGGGAAGCGGTTTGACGTGGACTCAATGCCAGCCATGTCTTGAAAGCTGCTATTCGCAACAGGAACCAATTTTTAACCcttctacatcttcttcttaccaaaacGTCTCGTGCTCATCTCCAATGTGTGGAAACAACTCAAGTTGTA GTGGAAACAACTCAAGTTGTAACTCGGGTACCAATTGCAGATACGGAATCCGTTACGCAGATGGATCGGTTACTATCGGAGTCCTCGCCAAGGAGAAATTTACCCTAACGAACTCTGATGTCTTGGATAATATTTACTTTGGCTGCGGTGAAAACAACACAGGACTTTTCAACGGTGCTGCTGGGATTCTCGGCCTTGGCCGTGGCAAACGCTCACTTCCGACGCAGACAGCAACAATCTACAACAATATCTTCTCCTACTGCCTACCTTCTTCCGCAAGTAACACTGGCCATCTTACCTTTGGATCCGATGGAATCTCTGGATCCGCTAAATTCACCCCTTTTACTTCCTTCCCAATCCCATCCCTTTATGGCATTACTATTGTTGGTATCAGTGTAGGCGACAAGAAGCTAGAGATTACCCCAACCACATTCTCGACGTACGGTGCTATAATAGACTCCGGAACCGTGATCACTCGCCTCCCTACCAAGGTCTACGCGGAACTGAGAAGCGTGTTTAAAGAAAAGATGTCGAGTTACAAGGCTACGTCGGGAAACGGTTATTTTGACACATGTTACGATTTCACTGGCTTGGACACAATTACAATCCCCAAGATTGCATTCTTCTTTGCCGGCGGCACTGTCGTAGATCTTCCTGGAATAGGGATTTTGTATCCGTTGACGCGGTCTCAGGTTTGTTTGGCGTTTGCAGGGGATAATGAGCACATTCCCGCCATCTTTGGAAACGTTCAGCAAAAGACGATGGAAATTGTTTACGACGTGGCTGGTGGACGAGTCGGCTTTGCTCCCAATGGTTGTAGctaa
- the LOC104769286 gene encoding aspartyl protease AED1-like isoform X1 — MSIMKNFLNVILILCVCLNWCFTEGAEEKESGKVDSYTFQVSSLFPSSSSSCTPSSKASNKKSSLPVVHMHGACSHLSSNKDARLDHDEILRRDQARVKSIHSKLSKNNADGVSMTKSTELPAKDGTTIGSANYIVTIGIGTPKHDVSLTFDTGSGLTWTQCQPCLESCYSQQEPIFNPSTSSSYQNVSCSSPMCGNNSSCNSGTNCRYGIRYADGSVTIGVLAKEKFTLTNSDVLDNIYFGCGENNTGLFNGAAGILGLGRGKRSLPTQTATIYNNIFSYCLPSSASNTGHLTFGSDGISGSAKFTPFTSFPIPSLYGITIVGISVGDKKLEITPTTFSTYGAIIDSGTVITRLPTKVYAELRSVFKEKMSSYKATSGNGYFDTCYDFTGLDTITIPKIAFFFAGGTVVDLPGIGILYPLTRSQVCLAFAGDNEHIPAIFGNVQQKTMEIVYDVAGGRVGFAPNGCS, encoded by the exons ATGAGCATAATGAAGAATTTCTTGAATGTGATACTTATCCTTTGTGTATGTCTAAATTGGTGTTTTACCGAAGGAgctgaagaaaaagagagtggaAAGGTTGATTCCTACACCTTTCAAGTCAGCTCTCTatttccttcatcatcatcatcttgtacCCCTTCTTCAAAAG CATCTAATAAAAAATCGTCGCTTCCCGTGGTGCATATGCACGGCGCGTGCTCGCATCTTAGCAGCAACAAAGATGCAAGGCTCGACCATGACGAAATCCTCAGACGTGATCAAGCACGCGTGAAGTCCATCCACTCCAAACTGTCGAAGAATAACGCAGATGGAGTCAGCATGACCAAGTCAACTGAGCTACCGGCTAAAGACGGAACCACAATCGGTTCAGCAAACTACATCGTAACAATAG GAATCGGGACACCGAAGCACGATGTATCGCTGACCTTCGACACGGGAAGCGGTTTGACGTGGACTCAATGCCAGCCATGTCTTGAAAGCTGCTATTCGCAACAGGAACCAATTTTTAACCcttctacatcttcttcttaccaaaacGTCTCGTGCTCATCTCCAATGTGTGGAAACAACTCAAGTTGTAACTCGGGTACCAATTGCAGATACGGAATCCGTTACGCAGATGGATCGGTTACTATCGGAGTCCTCGCCAAGGAGAAATTTACCCTAACGAACTCTGATGTCTTGGATAATATTTACTTTGGCTGCGGTGAAAACAACACAGGACTTTTCAACGGTGCTGCTGGGATTCTCGGCCTTGGCCGTGGCAAACGCTCACTTCCGACGCAGACAGCAACAATCTACAACAATATCTTCTCCTACTGCCTACCTTCTTCCGCAAGTAACACTGGCCATCTTACCTTTGGATCCGATGGAATCTCTGGATCCGCTAAATTCACCCCTTTTACTTCCTTCCCAATCCCATCCCTTTATGGCATTACTATTGTTGGTATCAGTGTAGGCGACAAGAAGCTAGAGATTACCCCAACCACATTCTCGACGTACGGTGCTATAATAGACTCCGGAACCGTGATCACTCGCCTCCCTACCAAGGTCTACGCGGAACTGAGAAGCGTGTTTAAAGAAAAGATGTCGAGTTACAAGGCTACGTCGGGAAACGGTTATTTTGACACATGTTACGATTTCACTGGCTTGGACACAATTACAATCCCCAAGATTGCATTCTTCTTTGCCGGCGGCACTGTCGTAGATCTTCCTGGAATAGGGATTTTGTATCCGTTGACGCGGTCTCAGGTTTGTTTGGCGTTTGCAGGGGATAATGAGCACATTCCCGCCATCTTTGGAAACGTTCAGCAAAAGACGATGGAAATTGTTTACGACGTGGCTGGTGGACGAGTCGGCTTTGCTCCCAATGGTTGTAGctaa
- the LOC104769286 gene encoding aspartyl protease AED1-like isoform X2, producing MIRFFTASNKKSSLPVVHMHGACSHLSSNKDARLDHDEILRRDQARVKSIHSKLSKNNADGVSMTKSTELPAKDGTTIGSANYIVTIGIGTPKHDVSLTFDTGSGLTWTQCQPCLESCYSQQEPIFNPSTSSSYQNVSCSSPMCGNNSSCNSGTNCRYGIRYADGSVTIGVLAKEKFTLTNSDVLDNIYFGCGENNTGLFNGAAGILGLGRGKRSLPTQTATIYNNIFSYCLPSSASNTGHLTFGSDGISGSAKFTPFTSFPIPSLYGITIVGISVGDKKLEITPTTFSTYGAIIDSGTVITRLPTKVYAELRSVFKEKMSSYKATSGNGYFDTCYDFTGLDTITIPKIAFFFAGGTVVDLPGIGILYPLTRSQVCLAFAGDNEHIPAIFGNVQQKTMEIVYDVAGGRVGFAPNGCS from the exons ATGATAAGGTTTTTTACAGCATCTAATAAAAAATCGTCGCTTCCCGTGGTGCATATGCACGGCGCGTGCTCGCATCTTAGCAGCAACAAAGATGCAAGGCTCGACCATGACGAAATCCTCAGACGTGATCAAGCACGCGTGAAGTCCATCCACTCCAAACTGTCGAAGAATAACGCAGATGGAGTCAGCATGACCAAGTCAACTGAGCTACCGGCTAAAGACGGAACCACAATCGGTTCAGCAAACTACATCGTAACAATAGGAATCGGGACACCGAAGCACGATGTATCGCTGACCTTCGACACGGGAAGCGGTTTGACGTGGACTCAATGCCAGCCATGTCTTGAAAGCTGCTATTCGCAACAGGAACCAATTTTTAACCcttctacatcttcttcttaccaaaacGTCTCGTGCTCATCTCCAATGTGTGGAAACAACTCAAGTTGTAACTCGGGTACCAATTGCAGATACGGAATCCGTTACGCAGATGGATCGGTTACTATCGGAGTCCTCGCCAAGGAGAAATTTACCCTAACGAACTCTGATGTCTTGGATAATATTTACTTTGGCTGCGGTGAAAACAACACAGGACTTTTCAACGGTGCTGCTGGGATTCTCGGCCTTGGCCGTGGCAAACGCTCACTTCCGACGCAGACAGCAACAATCTACAACAATATCTTCTCCTACTGCCTACCTTCTTCCGCAAGTAACACTGGCCATCTTACCTTTGGATCCGATGGAAT CTCTGGATCCGCTAAATTCACCCCTTTTACTTCCTTCCCAATCCCATCCCTTTATGGCATTACTATTGTTGGTATCAGTGTAGGCGACAAGAAGCTAGAGATTACCCCAACCACATTCTCGACGTACGGTGCTATAATAGACTCCGGAACCGTGATCACTCGCCTCCCTACCAAGGTCTACGCGGAACTGAGAAGCGTGTTTAAAGAAAAGATGTCGAGTTACAAGGCTACGTCGGGAAACGGTTATTTTGACACATGTTACGATTTCACTGGCTTGGACACAATTACAATCCCCAAGATTGCATTCTTCTTTGCCGGCGGCACTGTCGTAGATCTTCCTGGAATAGGGATTTTGTATCCGTTGACGCGGTCTCAGGTTTGTTTGGCGTTTGCAGGGGATAATGAGCACATTCCCGCCATCTTTGGAAACGTTCAGCAAAAGACGATGGAAATTGTTTACGACGTGGCTGGTGGACGAGTCGGCTTTGCTCCCAATGGTTGTAGctaa
- the LOC104769288 gene encoding aspartyl protease family protein At5g10770-like isoform X2, protein MFIECHFVRERKERAKMSINRNLLNIIIILCVCLNLGCNEAAQEREKKEIYSHTIEVSSLFPSSSSSCVLSPRATRTKSSLHVTHRHGTCSPLNNGGKATRPDHVEILKLDQSRVNSIHSKLSKKLTTNHVSQSQSTDLPAKDGSTLGSGNYIVTVGVGTPKHDLSLIFDTGSDLTWTQCEPCVRTCYDQKEPIFNPSKSTSYYNVSCSSAACGSLSSATGNAGSCSASNCIYGIQYGDQSFSVGFLAKEKFTLTNSDVFDGVYFGCGENNQGLFTGVAGLLGLGRDKLSFPSQTATAYNKIFSYCLPSSASYTGHLTFGTAGISRSVKSVKFTPISTITDGSSFYGLDIVGITVGGQKLAIPSTVFSTPGALIDSGTVITRLPPKAYAALRSEFKAKMSKYPTASGVSILDTCFDLSGFKTVTIPKVAFSFSGGAVVELGSKGIFYAFKMSQVCLAFAGNSDDSNAAIFGNVQQQTLEVVYDGAGGRVGFAPNGCS, encoded by the exons ATGTTTATTGAGTGTCATTTTGTGagggagagaaaagagagagcaaAAATGAGCATAAATAGGAATTTGTTGAATATCATAATAATCCTTTGTGTATGTCTCAATTTGGGTTGTAACGAGGCAGcgcaagaaagagagaagaaagagatttaCTCTCATACCATCGAAGTCAgctctctcttcccttcttcatcatcatcttgtgtTCTTTCTCCCAGAG CGACGAGGACAAAGTCCTCACTGCATGTGACGCACAGACACGGCACGTGCTCGCCTCTAAACAACGGCGGCAAAGCCACGAGACCAGACCATGTCGAGATCCTCAAACTCGACCAGTCGCGCGTAAACTCAATCCACTCAAAACTATCAAAGAAACTCACAACAAACCACGTCAGTCAAAGCCAGTCAACGGATCTACCGGCTAAAGACGGAAGCACACTCGGTTCAGGAAACTACATCGTGACCGTCGGAGTCGGGACACCAAAACACGACCTCTCACTAATCTTCGACACCGGAAGCGATCTAACGTGGACTCAGTGCGAGCCATGCGTTCGTACTTGCTACGACCAAAAGGAACCAATCTTTAACCCTTCTAAGTCCACTTCTTACTACAACGTCTCCTGCTCATCGGCTGCGTGTGGTTCTCTCTCTTCCGCAACCG gaaaCGCCGGAAGCTGTTCAGCTTCGAATTGCATCTACGGTATACAATACGGCGATCAATCGTTCTCCGTCGGGTTTCTCGCCAAGGAGAAATTTACACTAACGAACTCCGACGTATTCGACGGCGTTTATTTCGGTTGCGGCGAGAACAACCAAGGACTATTCACCGGTGTCGCCGGACTTCTCGGTCTTGGCCGTGATAAGCTCTCATTCCCTTCCCAGACGGCAACCGCTTACAATAAGATCTTCTCTTACTGTCTCCCTTCCTCCGCTAGCTACACCGGTCATCTCACCTTCGGAACCGCCGGAATCTCCAGATCCGTCAA ATCCGTCAAGTTCACTCCGATCTCCACCATCACGGATGGAAGCTCCTTCTACGGTCTCGATATCGTCGGAATCACCGTCGGCGGTCAGAAATTAGCGATTCCTTCAACCGTATTCTCTACTCCGGGAGCTTTGATCGATTCCGGAACCGTTATCACACGTCTCCCGCCTAAAGCCTACGCGGCGTTACGGAGCGAGTTCAAGGCGAAGATGTCAAAGTATCCGACCGCGTCGGGGGTTTCGATCTTGGACACGTGTTTCGATCTCAGCGGATTTAAGACGGTGACGATCCCGAAAGTGGCGTTCTCTTTTAGCGGCGGCGCCGTCGTGGAGCTTGGCTCGAAAGGGATTTTTTACGCGTTTAAGATGTCGCAGGTTTGTTTGGCGTTTGCGGGGAATAGCGATGACAGTAACGCTGCCATCTTTGGAAACGTTCAGCAGCAAACGCTAGAAGTTGTGTATGATGGAGCGGGTGGGCGGGTCGGGTTTGCTCCAAATGGGTGTagttaa
- the LOC104769288 gene encoding aspartyl protease family protein At5g10770-like isoform X1, with protein sequence MFIECHFVRERKERAKMSINRNLLNIIIILCVCLNLGCNEAAQEREKKEIYSHTIEVSSLFPSSSSSCVLSPRATRTKSSLHVTHRHGTCSPLNNGGKATRPDHVEILKLDQSRVNSIHSKLSKKLTTNHVSQSQSTDLPAKDGSTLGSGNYIVTVGVGTPKHDLSLIFDTGSDLTWTQCEPCVRTCYDQKEPIFNPSKSTSYYNVSCSSAACGSLSSATGNAGSCSASNCIYGIQYGDQSFSVGFLAKEKFTLTNSDVFDGVYFGCGENNQGLFTGVAGLLGLGRDKLSFPSQTATAYNKIFSYCLPSSASYTGHLTFGTAGISRSVKFTPISTITDGSSFYGLDIVGITVGGQKLAIPSTVFSTPGALIDSGTVITRLPPKAYAALRSEFKAKMSKYPTASGVSILDTCFDLSGFKTVTIPKVAFSFSGGAVVELGSKGIFYAFKMSQVCLAFAGNSDDSNAAIFGNVQQQTLEVVYDGAGGRVGFAPNGCS encoded by the exons ATGTTTATTGAGTGTCATTTTGTGagggagagaaaagagagagcaaAAATGAGCATAAATAGGAATTTGTTGAATATCATAATAATCCTTTGTGTATGTCTCAATTTGGGTTGTAACGAGGCAGcgcaagaaagagagaagaaagagatttaCTCTCATACCATCGAAGTCAgctctctcttcccttcttcatcatcatcttgtgtTCTTTCTCCCAGAG CGACGAGGACAAAGTCCTCACTGCATGTGACGCACAGACACGGCACGTGCTCGCCTCTAAACAACGGCGGCAAAGCCACGAGACCAGACCATGTCGAGATCCTCAAACTCGACCAGTCGCGCGTAAACTCAATCCACTCAAAACTATCAAAGAAACTCACAACAAACCACGTCAGTCAAAGCCAGTCAACGGATCTACCGGCTAAAGACGGAAGCACACTCGGTTCAGGAAACTACATCGTGACCGTCGGAGTCGGGACACCAAAACACGACCTCTCACTAATCTTCGACACCGGAAGCGATCTAACGTGGACTCAGTGCGAGCCATGCGTTCGTACTTGCTACGACCAAAAGGAACCAATCTTTAACCCTTCTAAGTCCACTTCTTACTACAACGTCTCCTGCTCATCGGCTGCGTGTGGTTCTCTCTCTTCCGCAACCG gaaaCGCCGGAAGCTGTTCAGCTTCGAATTGCATCTACGGTATACAATACGGCGATCAATCGTTCTCCGTCGGGTTTCTCGCCAAGGAGAAATTTACACTAACGAACTCCGACGTATTCGACGGCGTTTATTTCGGTTGCGGCGAGAACAACCAAGGACTATTCACCGGTGTCGCCGGACTTCTCGGTCTTGGCCGTGATAAGCTCTCATTCCCTTCCCAGACGGCAACCGCTTACAATAAG ATCTTCTCTTACTGTCTCCCTTCCTCCGCTAGCTACACCGGTCATCTCACCTTCGGAACCGCCGGAATCTCCAGATCCGTCAAGTTCACTCCGATCTCCACCATCACGGATGGAAGCTCCTTCTACGGTCTCGATATCGTCGGAATCACCGTCGGCGGTCAGAAATTAGCGATTCCTTCAACCGTATTCTCTACTCCGGGAGCTTTGATCGATTCCGGAACCGTTATCACACGTCTCCCGCCTAAAGCCTACGCGGCGTTACGGAGCGAGTTCAAGGCGAAGATGTCAAAGTATCCGACCGCGTCGGGGGTTTCGATCTTGGACACGTGTTTCGATCTCAGCGGATTTAAGACGGTGACGATCCCGAAAGTGGCGTTCTCTTTTAGCGGCGGCGCCGTCGTGGAGCTTGGCTCGAAAGGGATTTTTTACGCGTTTAAGATGTCGCAGGTTTGTTTGGCGTTTGCGGGGAATAGCGATGACAGTAACGCTGCCATCTTTGGAAACGTTCAGCAGCAAACGCTAGAAGTTGTGTATGATGGAGCGGGTGGGCGGGTCGGGTTTGCTCCAAATGGGTGTagttaa
- the LOC104769289 gene encoding ER membrane protein complex subunit 4, translated as MDKGKAVMGTGRRWAVEFSDQSTVPSSRDILDPPGFSRASQEQDDSANSRQKKDAEANWKLQKAWEVAQSPFKTLMMMGFMMWMAGNTVHLFSIGITFSALWQPISALQSVGKIFEPFKDNKVELLMPKLVFLALNLGGLALGVWKLNTLGLLPTHASDWVSSLPPPQEVEHSGGGFVFH; from the exons ATGGATAAAGGCAAAGCAGTGATGGGTACTGGTCGGAGATGGGCCGTCGAATTCTCCGATCAATCTACTGTTCCATCTTCTCGTGACATCCTCGATCCacctggcttctctcgtgcttCTCAGGAACAG GATGATTCAGCTAATAGCCGTCAAAAGAAAGACGCTGAAGCTAATTGGAAACTTCAG AAAGCGTGGGAAGTAGCGCAATCTCCGTTTAAGACTTTGATGATGATGGGTTTCATGATGTGGATGGCTGGAAACACAGTCCATCTATTTAGCATTGGTATTACTTTCTCTGCTCTTTGGCAGCCCATCAGTGCTCTCCAGAGTGTTGGAAAGA TTTTTGAGCCATTCAAGGATAACAAAGTGGAACTACTTATGCCGAAATTAGTGTTTCTTGCCCTAAACCTTGGAGGGTTAGCTTTGGGAGTCTGGAAG CTTAACACTTTGGGGCTTCTTCCAACACATGCATCAGATTGGGTTTCATCTCTACCCCCTCCTCAG gAAGTTGAACACTCAGGTGGAGGATTTGTTTTCCACTGA